In Proteiniborus ethanoligenes, a single window of DNA contains:
- a CDS encoding Smr/MutS family protein encodes MRAYFVSKEHVELDLHGMTVEEAKRYLELSIVLTLDNVDEIVVIHGYRGGDALRNFVQNDFESEYVSRKYLWLNPGVTSFIIKRNIRENLKEA; translated from the coding sequence ATGAGAGCCTATTTTGTTTCAAAAGAGCACGTTGAATTAGATCTTCATGGAATGACAGTTGAGGAAGCTAAAAGATACTTAGAACTAAGTATAGTACTAACTCTAGATAACGTAGATGAGATAGTTGTTATTCATGGATATCGTGGGGGAGATGCGCTTCGGAATTTTGTTCAAAATGATTTTGAATCAGAATATGTAAGTAGAAAATATTTGTGGCTAAATCCTGGGGTTACTTCATTCATTATTAAAAGAAACATTAGAGAAAATTTAAAGGAGGCATAG
- the istA gene encoding IS21 family transposase — MISLMDKQEIIISHFLEGKSQWDIHRQTGFDRKTIRKYINQYEEKRKAILDSNEDRLVLTEDIVTPPKYDTSSRTRVKLTDEITDKIDKENELKKSTGRSKQQKKKIDIYECLIDEGYDISYPTVCNYIRDKVNLEKEAYIRQEYGLGDIAEFDWGHVNLTIGNKPKIVQMAVFTTAKGNFRFAHLYQNQKMESFLDSHVKFFNRVGGVHKTLVYDNMKVAVAKFVSRTEKEPTEELLKLSIYYGFKYRFCNARRGNEKGHVEKSVEYVRRKVFSKEDSFQTLDEANKYLQEILNKLNSKIYKQYDDKSPNDILKEELPNLLKLMPSYDIARTAEIRVSKYSVVSIDENKYSVPDALVDKFVTAKVYPERILIYHNNINVAEHIRNHGAHTWNIKIEHYLKTLKRKPGAIHSSTAMQQMNPRLQSIYNKYYTENPKDFIELIEIISQYGLDKIENIIKDLEKISPIGINTEKIKLLCNRNKDYILTNTNKEATEIEEYSKTILIDKYIY; from the coding sequence ATGATTAGTTTAATGGACAAGCAAGAAATAATAATATCACATTTTTTAGAGGGAAAGTCTCAATGGGATATTCATAGGCAAACTGGATTTGATAGAAAAACCATTAGAAAATATATTAATCAATATGAAGAAAAAAGAAAAGCAATATTGGATTCAAATGAAGATAGGTTGGTTTTAACCGAAGACATTGTAACACCTCCCAAATATGATACAAGCAGCAGAACTAGGGTAAAATTAACTGATGAAATAACAGACAAGATTGACAAAGAAAATGAATTAAAGAAATCAACGGGTAGAAGCAAGCAACAGAAAAAGAAAATAGATATTTATGAATGTCTAATAGATGAAGGTTACGATATAAGCTATCCAACTGTATGTAACTACATAAGAGATAAGGTAAATTTAGAAAAAGAAGCATATATAAGGCAGGAATATGGATTAGGCGACATAGCTGAGTTTGATTGGGGCCATGTAAATTTAACAATAGGTAATAAACCTAAAATAGTTCAAATGGCCGTATTTACAACTGCAAAAGGAAATTTTAGATTTGCTCATCTCTACCAAAATCAAAAGATGGAGAGTTTCCTAGATTCCCATGTAAAATTTTTCAATAGGGTTGGTGGAGTTCATAAAACTCTAGTTTATGACAATATGAAAGTAGCAGTAGCTAAATTTGTAAGCAGGACAGAGAAAGAGCCAACTGAAGAACTTTTGAAATTATCAATTTACTATGGATTTAAATATCGATTCTGTAATGCAAGGCGAGGCAATGAAAAGGGCCATGTAGAAAAAAGCGTTGAATATGTAAGAAGAAAAGTTTTTAGCAAAGAGGATTCATTCCAAACACTAGATGAAGCTAATAAATATTTACAAGAAATATTAAATAAATTGAATAGCAAAATATATAAGCAATATGATGATAAAAGCCCAAATGATATTTTAAAAGAAGAGTTACCAAATTTACTAAAGTTAATGCCGAGTTATGATATTGCTAGGACAGCTGAAATAAGGGTTAGTAAATATTCAGTAGTAAGTATAGATGAAAACAAATATTCAGTACCAGATGCTTTAGTAGACAAATTCGTAACAGCCAAAGTATATCCAGAAAGAATATTAATTTACCATAACAACATTAATGTAGCTGAACATATAAGAAATCATGGTGCTCATACTTGGAATATAAAAATTGAACATTATCTAAAAACACTAAAAAGAAAGCCTGGGGCAATTCATTCAAGCACAGCCATGCAACAAATGAATCCCAGACTTCAATCAATATACAATAAATATTATACAGAAAATCCAAAGGATTTCATAGAGCTAATAGAAATAATATCACAATACGGATTAGATAAAATAGAAAACATAATTAAGGATTTAGAAAAAATAAGCCCAATAGGGATAAATACAGAAAAAATAAAACTTTTATGCAATAGAAATAAAGATTACATATTAACAAATACAAATAAAGAGGCTACAGAAATTGAGGAATACTCAAAAACAATTCTAATTGACAAATACATATATTAG
- a CDS encoding ATP-binding protein: protein MEQESITKIFYNKYRDLRLSLFNDLDILKQTLKALNKVELLIIDELSYLKMDKEKESIFFQVIRQRYEKSSLIIITNLPLSRWDEVFTGQLAATAILDRLVYHCHILSITGDSFRVKGEKYLEGNRKDTKEDK, encoded by the coding sequence ATAGAGCAAGAAAGTATTACGAAAATATTCTATAACAAGTACCGAGATCTAAGATTATCTTTATTTAATGATTTAGACATACTAAAACAGACTTTAAAGGCTTTAAACAAGGTAGAATTGTTAATAATAGACGAACTATCCTACTTGAAAATGGACAAAGAAAAAGAGAGCATATTTTTCCAAGTTATCCGCCAAAGATATGAAAAAAGCTCCCTAATAATTATAACTAACCTTCCCCTAAGTAGATGGGATGAAGTATTTACAGGTCAATTAGCAGCAACCGCAATACTAGACAGATTAGTTTATCATTGCCATATCCTTAGTATAACAGGCGACAGTTTCCGTGTCAAAGGTGAGAAATATCTAGAAGGTAATCGAAAAGATACTAAGGAGGATAAATAG
- a CDS encoding ATP-binding protein translates to MTISNPGGSIEGVNLNNLLTVEPHGRNPALADALKRIGLAERTRQGIYRIFEGSIMYGIPCPDYSESTDRYVKLFIQRAKPNLAFTKMISNEENRMGRSLPIYSLLILSALQSERRLDIHSISEIINISESRSKSNVERLIESGLIETVGSGKSRAYILSAKVYRENDNAVGYVRQTGIGSIKYEELVLKLAREQKGITTRDNVIELLNVSDSQAYRILKKFYITIRMLNSDGISKSNIQLCIDI, encoded by the coding sequence ATGACAATTAGTAATCCTGGCGGATCTATTGAAGGAGTTAATCTTAATAACCTATTAACAGTTGAGCCACACGGGCGAAATCCAGCCTTAGCTGATGCACTAAAAAGAATTGGTTTGGCGGAAAGAACTAGGCAAGGCATATATAGAATTTTTGAAGGTTCTATTATGTACGGGATACCATGCCCCGATTATTCAGAATCAACAGACAGGTATGTAAAGTTATTCATTCAACGTGCAAAACCAAATTTAGCTTTTACTAAAATGATTTCAAATGAAGAAAACAGAATGGGGAGATCACTACCCATTTATTCTCTTTTGATATTATCTGCTTTGCAAAGTGAGAGAAGACTTGATATTCATAGTATTTCTGAAATAATTAATATTAGTGAAAGTAGATCCAAATCAAATGTAGAAAGACTAATTGAAAGCGGGCTTATTGAGACAGTCGGTAGTGGAAAATCTAGGGCATATATTCTGAGTGCAAAAGTATACCGAGAAAATGATAATGCAGTTGGTTATGTTAGGCAAACAGGAATAGGTAGCATAAAATATGAGGAGTTAGTGCTTAAATTAGCACGAGAACAGAAGGGGATCACTACTAGGGATAATGTAATTGAACTATTAAATGTATCAGATTCGCAGGCATATAGAATTCTCAAAAAATTTTACATTACTATTAGGATGCTTAACTCCGATGGAATATCGAAATCAAACATCCAACTGTGCATAGATATTTAA
- a CDS encoding PHP domain-containing protein, whose amino-acid sequence MNNVINLNTQSGFVGVDLHVHTPESNCYKGKKCEEEFIKILETYHTKKVRVIAITDHNTIDGYRRLLQIKEDKLNELKYLKKHVDKAPELQEEINKIEQILELFTDILILPGVEFEASPGIHLLFVFDPEIEIKNIERFLEDAGYTTDLQGKENIDRISRYDVLQALEKAELLGAITIAAHSDSKKGIYNDLQKGTYRAQVFSSDYLMGISYNNPDNEVKMKLIYDNSKEYRRNKPIAFIQSSDYHGEDNNRLSITYFKMEKLDFKSLYNTFLTPLESISPTHDPAVRNLIVRIINDPRSISFKDFTEENFLDICKATCAVLNNGYGSIVIGTDKENQSLTGILKERKECFEIIDNICKEISYNSHGFRVASNIYPAGNRNIIIMHLNGDKNPIYCYKNNAYIYKDNKIMQATPEDIMNIGQDKIIDRFTKFNDVLSQKISRLSKELDQLKKSRTEFSIFNKIENNSIKLGEICNIDIVSNRDVDNNYRIARNGKDTGNLYIVSDNSSPHLPYAYLRCTCPRTNEYDLQHDELIDYSGQAIIVLPNGGCYFIDSDEKWSIIDKILDKPILLLRIKESYKKRYTVQSLTGWLKSAILIWYAQLLDEELNFVKLEVIKNLPVIISKKMNKEGRIHDIIKNIAVKEVKFLSFMDNLANNNTEINIIEEVAVSIDNAYEKEGIGEIEEIDEVENSYVTQHNDEISNLAVQINEMFYSELNLEESEIEVLEDYFGEHSLYYPIKKN is encoded by the coding sequence ATGAATAATGTTATTAACTTGAATACACAAAGTGGTTTTGTTGGAGTTGACTTACATGTTCATACACCTGAATCAAACTGTTATAAAGGAAAGAAATGTGAAGAAGAATTTATTAAAATATTGGAAACGTATCACACAAAAAAAGTTAGGGTTATTGCAATTACAGATCATAACACTATTGATGGATATCGAAGATTATTACAAATAAAAGAAGATAAATTAAATGAGTTAAAATATTTAAAAAAACATGTAGACAAGGCTCCCGAGCTTCAAGAAGAAATCAACAAAATTGAACAAATACTAGAGTTGTTTACTGACATATTAATATTACCTGGAGTTGAATTTGAAGCTTCACCAGGAATACACTTGTTGTTTGTCTTTGACCCTGAAATTGAAATAAAAAACATCGAGAGATTTCTAGAAGATGCTGGATATACTACTGATTTACAAGGTAAAGAAAACATTGATAGAATATCTAGGTATGATGTTTTACAAGCTTTAGAAAAAGCTGAATTACTGGGAGCTATAACTATAGCAGCTCATTCTGATAGTAAAAAAGGTATATATAATGATCTACAAAAGGGCACTTATAGAGCACAAGTTTTTTCATCCGATTATTTAATGGGAATTTCATATAATAATCCTGATAACGAAGTTAAAATGAAATTAATATATGATAATAGTAAAGAGTATAGAAGGAATAAGCCTATAGCGTTTATTCAGAGTTCTGATTATCATGGAGAAGACAATAATAGGCTATCTATAACATATTTTAAAATGGAGAAACTAGACTTTAAATCGTTATATAATACTTTTTTAACTCCTTTAGAAAGCATAAGCCCTACTCACGATCCGGCAGTAAGAAATTTAATTGTTAGAATAATAAATGATCCTAGAAGTATTTCTTTTAAAGATTTTACCGAGGAAAATTTTTTGGACATATGTAAAGCTACATGTGCTGTTTTAAACAATGGTTATGGAAGTATTGTAATTGGAACTGATAAGGAAAATCAAAGTTTAACAGGAATATTGAAAGAACGTAAAGAATGTTTTGAAATTATCGATAATATTTGTAAGGAAATATCATATAATAGCCATGGATTTCGTGTAGCTAGCAATATCTATCCTGCTGGTAATAGAAATATAATTATTATGCACTTAAATGGAGATAAAAATCCAATTTATTGTTATAAAAATAATGCGTATATATATAAGGATAACAAAATAATGCAGGCCACTCCAGAAGATATTATGAATATTGGACAAGATAAAATAATAGATAGATTTACAAAATTTAACGATGTACTTAGTCAAAAAATATCTAGGTTAAGTAAAGAGCTAGATCAACTAAAAAAATCCAGAACTGAGTTTAGTATTTTTAATAAAATTGAAAACAACTCAATTAAACTTGGTGAAATATGTAATATTGATATTGTATCAAATAGAGATGTGGATAATAACTATAGAATAGCTAGAAATGGTAAAGATACGGGTAATCTTTATATAGTTTCAGATAATTCTTCACCTCACTTACCATATGCGTACTTAAGATGTACTTGTCCAAGAACTAATGAATATGATTTACAACATGATGAATTAATAGATTATTCAGGTCAAGCTATAATTGTATTACCTAACGGAGGATGTTATTTTATTGATAGCGATGAAAAATGGAGTATAATAGATAAAATTTTGGATAAACCTATTTTATTATTAAGAATAAAAGAATCCTATAAAAAAAGATATACTGTGCAGTCGCTAACAGGATGGTTGAAAAGTGCAATATTAATTTGGTATGCTCAGTTATTAGATGAAGAGCTAAATTTTGTAAAACTTGAGGTTATTAAAAATCTACCAGTTATTATATCAAAAAAGATGAATAAAGAAGGAAGAATTCACGATATTATTAAAAACATTGCAGTTAAGGAAGTGAAGTTTTTGTCTTTTATGGATAATTTAGCAAATAATAATACTGAAATTAATATTATAGAGGAAGTAGCAGTAAGTATAGATAATGCATATGAAAAAGAAGGAATAGGTGAGATAGAAGAAATAGATGAAGTAGAAAATTCCTATGTTACACAACATAATGATGAAATTAGTAATTTAGCAGTACAGATTAATGAGATGTTTTATAGTGAATTAAATTTGGAAGAAAGTGAAATAGAAGTATTGGAAGATTATTTTGGTGAACACAGTCTTTATTATCCAATAAAGAAAAATTAA
- a CDS encoding alpha/beta hydrolase codes for MGEDILIWDHPVGVGSKGSILLVHGTAPMDIDGNIPKCDSRYPLGCMSLYKRLSKVLNSGGWSTLRYTRSGVNHESINWNEYMKVDHNVIIEQLNRLFKKMPCEKPRIIFCWSGGSLHIPHLPLEEAQGVVILGGLCTNRIHNALLMTKDKNRWNKFREEVEEFESMTYEEILKVNKPRGDGPLIRFWQEIKLNDNWTYFRKHVELPILILHGSDDTEVHLIQAHLWKQLLPYHNITVVEKPGGNHFLGNDNKTGAEIVGREILKWLDEIGFTLL; via the coding sequence ATGGGGGAAGATATTTTAATATGGGATCATCCGGTTGGAGTAGGAAGTAAGGGAAGTATTCTTTTAGTTCATGGCACAGCACCTATGGACATAGATGGGAATATACCAAAATGCGATTCTAGATATCCATTAGGGTGTATGTCCTTATACAAAAGATTATCAAAGGTTTTGAATAGTGGCGGGTGGAGCACCCTACGTTACACTCGCAGCGGTGTAAACCATGAATCAATAAATTGGAATGAATACATGAAAGTGGATCATAATGTAATAATCGAACAATTAAATAGGTTATTCAAAAAAATGCCTTGCGAGAAACCAAGAATTATATTTTGTTGGAGTGGAGGAAGTCTCCATATTCCACATTTACCACTTGAGGAAGCACAGGGAGTTGTGATTCTCGGTGGACTCTGTACCAATCGAATTCATAATGCACTTCTGATGACAAAAGACAAGAATAGATGGAATAAATTTCGTGAGGAAGTTGAAGAATTTGAAAGTATGACCTATGAAGAAATACTAAAGGTCAATAAACCACGTGGTGATGGACCACTTATTCGTTTTTGGCAAGAAATTAAACTTAATGATAATTGGACATATTTTAGAAAACATGTCGAGTTACCAATATTGATACTACATGGTTCAGATGATACTGAAGTCCATCTAATCCAAGCTCATCTCTGGAAACAACTACTGCCATATCATAATATTACTGTTGTTGAAAAACCTGGCGGGAATCATTTCTTAGGCAATGACAATAAAACTGGTGCAGAAATTGTTGGCAGAGAAATTCTTAAATGGTTAGATGAGATAGGGTTTACGTTATTATAA
- a CDS encoding ABC transporter ATP-binding protein, translating into MSEKNMRRQRPGGIGHGPMGMGRGFEKPKDFKGTFSKLLNYLKPYRLKLIVVMIFAIGSTAFTIRAPKTLGKATTKIFQGLVSKVSGSPDGGIDFQYILNIIFLLVGLYVMSAIFSFIQGFIVTGVAQKVSYNLRKEISEKVNKLPLKYFDSVSYGDVLSRVTNDVDTISQTLNQSMSQIITSATTLVGVLIMMISISWQMTIAVILILPISMILVMSIIKRSQKFFKEQQKSLGKVNGHIEEVYSGHNIMKAFNAEEEAVAEFRRINGELYNSAWKAQFLSGMMMPIMVFVGNIGYVAVSILGGWFAIRRTIEVGDILSFIQYIRSFTQPIAQVAQISNVLQSTIAAAERVFEFLDEEEEVKESEAPVKLEEVEGRVIFENVKFGYNEDKIIINNFSADIKPGQKIAIVGPTGAGKTTIVKLLMRFYDLKEGKILIDNNDISQFTREELRNNFGMVLQDTWLFSGTIMENIRYGRLDATDEEVIKAAKSAHAHRFIQTLPDGYNMVINEEANNISQGQKQLLTIARAILSDPKILILDEATSSVDTRTEILIQKAMENLMKGRTSFIIAHRLSTIRDADLILVMKDGDIIEQGNHQELLMKNGFYAELYNSQFVA; encoded by the coding sequence ATGAGTGAAAAGAACATGAGAAGACAAAGACCGGGAGGAATAGGTCATGGACCCATGGGCATGGGAAGAGGATTTGAAAAGCCTAAGGACTTTAAAGGAACCTTCTCAAAGCTTTTAAACTATTTAAAACCATATAGATTAAAGCTTATTGTCGTAATGATATTTGCCATAGGGAGCACAGCTTTTACCATTAGAGCACCTAAAACACTAGGCAAGGCTACAACAAAGATATTTCAAGGATTAGTATCTAAGGTATCAGGAAGCCCTGATGGAGGAATTGATTTTCAGTATATATTGAATATAATCTTTCTCTTAGTTGGACTGTATGTAATGTCTGCAATATTTTCATTTATACAAGGGTTTATAGTCACTGGAGTAGCACAAAAAGTATCCTATAACCTAAGAAAGGAAATATCTGAAAAAGTAAATAAGCTGCCACTTAAATATTTTGATTCTGTATCATATGGAGATGTATTGTCAAGGGTCACAAATGATGTAGATACCATAAGCCAGACCTTAAACCAAAGCATGAGCCAGATAATTACTTCTGCTACCACACTTGTAGGTGTTCTTATTATGATGATATCTATAAGCTGGCAGATGACCATTGCTGTAATTTTGATACTGCCTATTTCAATGATACTGGTCATGTCTATAATTAAAAGATCACAAAAGTTTTTTAAAGAGCAGCAAAAATCCTTGGGTAAGGTTAATGGACACATAGAAGAGGTTTATAGTGGTCATAACATAATGAAAGCCTTTAATGCAGAGGAAGAAGCAGTTGCAGAATTTAGAAGGATTAACGGAGAACTTTATAATTCCGCATGGAAGGCACAGTTTCTTTCTGGAATGATGATGCCTATTATGGTCTTTGTTGGGAACATAGGCTATGTAGCAGTTTCTATTCTAGGGGGATGGTTTGCTATTAGAAGGACTATAGAAGTAGGAGATATACTTTCCTTTATCCAATATATAAGAAGCTTTACTCAGCCTATAGCACAGGTAGCCCAGATAAGTAATGTGCTTCAATCTACCATAGCTGCAGCTGAGAGGGTATTTGAATTCTTAGATGAAGAGGAGGAAGTCAAAGAATCCGAAGCGCCAGTCAAATTAGAAGAAGTAGAAGGAAGAGTAATCTTTGAAAACGTCAAATTTGGATATAATGAAGATAAAATAATAATAAATAATTTCTCTGCAGATATAAAGCCAGGGCAGAAGATTGCCATAGTGGGTCCTACTGGGGCTGGAAAGACAACAATAGTTAAGCTGTTAATGAGATTCTATGACCTTAAGGAGGGTAAAATACTAATAGATAATAATGATATAAGTCAATTCACAAGAGAAGAATTAAGGAACAATTTTGGAATGGTACTTCAAGATACATGGCTATTCTCGGGAACTATAATGGAAAACATAAGGTATGGGAGGCTAGATGCAACAGATGAAGAGGTAATAAAGGCAGCAAAATCTGCTCATGCTCATAGATTCATTCAAACCTTACCAGATGGATATAACATGGTTATAAATGAAGAGGCTAACAACATATCTCAAGGTCAAAAACAGCTCCTAACCATAGCTAGGGCAATCCTTTCAGACCCTAAGATACTAATATTAGACGAAGCAACATCCTCTGTAGATACTAGAACAGAAATACTTATACAAAAAGCCATGGAAAACCTAATGAAAGGAAGAACTTCATTTATAATTGCCCATAGACTTTCAACTATAAGAGATGCAGATTTGATTCTTGTCATGAAGGATGGAGACATAATAGAGCAAGGTAATCACCAAGAACTCCTAATGAAAAATGGATTTTATGCAGAGCTTTATAATAGCCAATTTGTTGCATAA
- a CDS encoding ABC transporter ATP-binding protein: protein MLKLFKEFKPFAISIGVIIALLFLQASAELALPDYMSNIVNVGIQQNGIENAVPEVMKADNMEKVKVFLNTEERDLVDNSYKLINKESLEGNEYEKYLEKYPALEKINLYALDTDSKEDIGNMNSFLSKALFIVDSIEKRGSGNVAPENMKKDPFANFPEGTDPFLVLNNLPREQLDALKLQITEQLSNMPQAIIEQSAINYIKTQYEDLGVDIRKNQSNYILYIGGIMLLIALISMIASIAVGFLSAKASSGLGRNLRYKVFKKVTAFSNGEFDNFSTASLITRSTNDIQQVQMFTVMMLRMVFYAPILGAGGVIRALRTNTSMAWIVAVGVMAILTLVIVLFAIAMPKFKSLQKLVDKVNRVMREALNGMLVIRAFNTQKFEEKKFDNANKDLTKTNLFVSRLMTMMMPTMMLIMNGITLLIIWVGAHEIDKGAIQVGDMMAFMQYTMQIIMSFLMISMISIMLPRASVSAQRISEVLDEKLTVEDPTNPKEFKYDMKGLIEFRNVSFKYPGAEEYVLENISFTAKPGETTAFIGSTGSGKSTLINLIPRFYDVTEGEILLDGIDIRHVRLRDLREKLGYVPQKGILFTGTIESNVKYGKNSNTSHDDILKAIEISQAKEFIDEKEEGIQSEISQGGTNVSGGQRQRLSIARALAKKPEVLIFDDSFSALDFKTDAALRKAINEEIKGRTILIVAQRINTIMNAENIIVLDEGKIVGKGTHKELLKTCSVYKQIALSQLSEEELAI, encoded by the coding sequence ATGTTAAAGTTATTTAAGGAATTCAAGCCATTCGCTATATCAATAGGTGTTATAATAGCCTTACTTTTCCTTCAAGCCAGTGCAGAGCTTGCTCTACCCGACTATATGTCAAATATAGTTAATGTGGGGATTCAGCAAAATGGAATAGAAAATGCAGTACCTGAAGTAATGAAAGCTGACAATATGGAAAAAGTTAAAGTTTTTTTAAATACAGAAGAAAGAGACCTAGTGGATAATAGCTATAAGCTAATAAACAAGGAAAGCTTAGAGGGAAATGAATATGAAAAATATCTAGAGAAATATCCAGCATTAGAAAAGATAAATCTATATGCTTTAGATACTGATTCAAAAGAAGATATTGGAAATATGAATTCTTTTCTAAGTAAGGCTCTATTTATTGTAGACAGCATAGAAAAAAGAGGCTCAGGAAACGTAGCCCCAGAAAACATGAAAAAAGACCCTTTTGCAAATTTCCCTGAAGGAACGGACCCATTTTTAGTATTAAATAATTTGCCTAGGGAACAATTAGATGCTCTAAAGCTTCAAATCACAGAGCAGCTTTCAAATATGCCCCAAGCTATTATAGAACAATCAGCCATAAACTATATTAAAACTCAATATGAAGATTTAGGAGTAGATATTAGAAAAAACCAATCTAATTATATACTATATATAGGTGGAATCATGCTTCTTATTGCACTTATAAGCATGATAGCATCAATAGCTGTAGGCTTTCTATCAGCAAAGGCATCCTCAGGACTTGGTAGAAACTTAAGATATAAGGTATTTAAGAAAGTAACTGCCTTTTCTAATGGTGAATTCGATAACTTTTCTACGGCTTCCTTAATAACTAGAAGTACAAACGATATACAACAGGTGCAAATGTTTACAGTAATGATGTTAAGGATGGTATTCTATGCACCTATTCTAGGAGCAGGTGGGGTAATAAGGGCTCTAAGAACAAACACATCAATGGCATGGATAGTTGCAGTTGGAGTTATGGCTATTCTTACATTAGTAATAGTGCTTTTTGCTATAGCTATGCCAAAGTTTAAAAGCCTACAGAAGCTTGTTGATAAGGTTAATCGTGTAATGAGAGAGGCCCTCAACGGAATGCTGGTAATCAGAGCCTTCAATACTCAGAAGTTTGAAGAAAAGAAGTTTGACAATGCAAATAAAGATTTAACAAAAACTAATCTTTTTGTATCAAGATTAATGACTATGATGATGCCTACCATGATGCTTATTATGAATGGTATAACATTACTAATTATTTGGGTAGGGGCACATGAAATAGACAAGGGTGCAATACAGGTAGGAGATATGATGGCATTTATGCAATACACAATGCAGATAATCATGTCCTTCCTTATGATATCAATGATATCAATAATGCTACCAAGAGCATCTGTATCAGCTCAAAGAATTTCTGAAGTGCTAGATGAAAAGCTTACGGTTGAAGATCCTACAAATCCTAAAGAGTTTAAATATGATATGAAGGGATTAATAGAGTTTAGAAATGTTAGCTTTAAATATCCAGGTGCAGAAGAATATGTTCTTGAAAATATATCATTTACTGCAAAACCAGGAGAAACTACTGCATTTATTGGGAGTACAGGAAGTGGCAAGTCAACACTTATCAACCTAATACCGAGATTCTATGATGTTACAGAAGGCGAAATACTTCTTGATGGCATAGATATAAGGCATGTTAGACTTCGTGACTTAAGAGAAAAGCTTGGATATGTTCCACAAAAAGGTATATTATTTACAGGAACCATAGAAAGCAATGTAAAATATGGTAAAAATAGCAACACAAGCCATGATGATATTCTAAAAGCCATAGAAATATCACAAGCAAAGGAATTTATAGATGAAAAAGAAGAAGGAATACAATCTGAAATATCTCAGGGGGGGACTAATGTTTCAGGCGGTCAAAGACAAAGACTTTCAATTGCCAGAGCATTAGCTAAAAAACCAGAAGTGCTTATTTTTGATGATAGCTTTTCAGCCCTTGATTTTAAAACAGATGCAGCCTTGAGAAAGGCCATAAACGAAGAAATAAAAGGTAGAACGATACTAATAGTTGCACAGAGAATTAACACTATAATGAATGCTGAAAATATAATAGTTTTAGATGAAGGAAAAATTGTAGGCAAGGGAACTCACAAGGAGCTTCTAAAGACTTGTAGTGTTTATAAGCAAATAGCTTTGTCACAACTATCAGAGGAGGAACTTGCAATATGA
- a CDS encoding MarR family winged helix-turn-helix transcriptional regulator — protein sequence MEKIDKGSLYYIFLEILRLHHHRTHVLLDEIGIYPGQPHLLFILNKKDGQSQKELSEKLKITPATITVMLKRMERVNLVERKQDTEDQRVSRVYLTDKGKEICSKAMGIIKNLEEECFGNFTVEEKIILRRLLMQMRDNLSIPDSKQ from the coding sequence GTGGAGAAAATAGATAAAGGTTCATTATATTATATTTTTCTAGAAATATTAAGACTTCATCATCATCGGACCCATGTACTTCTTGATGAGATAGGAATATATCCTGGGCAACCACACTTATTATTTATATTAAATAAGAAAGACGGACAGAGTCAAAAAGAATTATCAGAGAAGTTAAAAATAACCCCTGCCACCATAACAGTAATGCTAAAGAGAATGGAGAGGGTAAATCTAGTAGAGCGTAAACAAGATACTGAAGACCAAAGGGTATCTAGAGTATATCTTACGGATAAAGGCAAAGAAATATGTAGTAAAGCAATGGGTATAATAAAGAACCTTGAGGAAGAATGTTTTGGAAATTTTACAGTAGAAGAAAAGATAATTTTAAGAAGATTACTGATGCAAATGCGAGATAATTTATCTATACCAGACAGCAAACAGTAA